A genomic region of Papaver somniferum cultivar HN1 chromosome 7, ASM357369v1, whole genome shotgun sequence contains the following coding sequences:
- the LOC113294228 gene encoding protein FAR1-RELATED SEQUENCE 5-like, translating to MPFAPFTGVNHHYQTIQFGCALLQDETKVTFAWLFSIWLEAMRGKHPCAIITDQDDAMDFAVKKVFPNTRHRLCLWHIKKKFGDKLSHVYLKKSKFKKDLKKCLHRTYKIKDFEEKWNIMIKEFGLSNNDWLKTLYEIRESWVPVYHRGTFYAGMNITGRSEGVNAFFNEFVSSKTNLKEFAIRYDQALKKIVDKEIEEDYVLEHTKRIIDERNLILKHAAEIYTRNMFGKFH from the coding sequence ATGCCATTTGCTCCATTTACAGGGGTGAATCACCACTATCAAACCATACAGTTTGGATGTGCACTTTTACAGGACGAGACCAAAGTCACATTTGCGTGGTTGTTTAGTATTTGGCTTGAAGCTATGAGAGGAAAACATCCATGTGCTATTATAACCGACCAAGACGATGCCATGGATTTTGCTGTAAAGAAGGTATTCCCGAACACTCGTCATCGTTTATGTCTCTGGCATATAAAAAAGAAATTCGGAGATAAATTATCTCATGTTTACCTGAAAAAGTCAAAATTTAAAAAAGATTTGAAAAAATGTCTCCATCGTACCTACAAAATCAAAGATTTTGAAGAGAAGTGGAACATCATGATAAAAGAGTTTGGCTTAAGTAACAATGATTGGCTAAAAACTTTATATGAGATTCGTGAGTCATGGGTTCCTGTATATCATCGTGGAACTTTTTATGCTGGGATGAATATTACTGGTCGTAGTGAAGGGGTGAATGCATTTTTTAATGAATTTGTCTCGTCAAAGACAAATCTTAAAGAATTTGCGATTAGGTACGATCAAGcactaaaaaaaattgttgacaaagaaattgaagaagattaCGTGTTGGAGCATACAAAGCGAATTATTGACGAAAGGAACTTAATATTAAAGCATGCTGCTGAAATATACACTCGGAATATGTTTGGGAAGTTTCATTAA